The nucleotide window GACCACTTCATGTCGCTCGCCCGCGGCCTGTTCCGCCTCCAGGACTTCGTCTGGTTCGGCTCCATCATCCTGACCTGCCTGCTCGGTACCAGCGCGGTCCTTTCCGCGAAGCGCGCCTGATCCCCACGGAAAGCAGAAACCGAAACACGCACCTTTCCCAACCATGTCCGCCAAAACCACCCATCCGGTGCTCAGGACCGTTCTCGGCATCATCGCCCTGATCCTGATCCTCGCGCTCGGCAACGTGCTCGTCTCCTCGCTGGGGATCGGCCATCGCGGCGCCGATTTCACCGAGAACAAGATCCACACCCTCTCCGACGGCACCAAGGCCATCCTCAAGGAGCTCGACGCACCCGTCGTGATCCGCTACTACGCCTCCCGTAATACCGGCTACCTGCCGGAGGAGCTGAAGCTCCACATGCGCCATGTGGACGACCTGCTGAAGGAATACACCACCCTCGCCGGCGGCAAGCTGCGCGTGGAGAACCTCGACCCGCAGCCCGACACCGACGCCGAGGACTCCGCGAACCTCGATGGCATGAGCGGCCAGCGCCTCAATGACGAGAACCTGTTCTTCGGCATGGCGATCTCCTGCCTCGACAAGACCGCCAAGCTGCCCTTCCTCGATCCGAACGACGAGACGATGCTGGAATACCAGCTCTCCCGCGCGATCTCCGAAGTCAGCACGGTCAAGAAGCCGGTCGTCGGCGTGATGTCCGCCCTCGATCTGGAAGGCTCTCCGGCGATGATGCCCGGCCAGCAGGCCAGCCAAGGCTGGATCATCTACCAGCAGCTCAAGCAGTCCTACGACGTGAAGAACCTCGGCATGGCCCCGACCGCCATCGATCCGAAGGAAATCAAGGCCCTGCTGCTCTTCCACCCCGCCAACATCACCCCGGCCGCCGAGTTCGCCGTCGACCAGTATCTGCTCCAGGGCGGCACCGTGATCGCCTGCGTCGATTCCTTCTCGGTCGCGGCCCAGATGACCAGCGGCGGCAATCCGATGATGGGCGGTGGCACTCCCACCACCTCCACCCTGCCGACCCTGTTCCCCGCGTGGGGCGTGACCTTCGAGTCCGGCCAGGTTGTCGCGGATGGCACCTATGCCACCATGATGAATGGCAACCGCAAGGCCGTGGCCGTCCTCACCCTGCCGCAGACCGCGATGCAGAAGGACAACGTGATCACCCGCAATCTCGACAGCGTCACCCTCTTCCTGCCCGGCGGCTTCGTCAAAAAAGGCGGCGGCGGAGTGAGCATCAACACGCTGCTCAAAACCTCCGACCAGGCCGCGCTGGTGGACTCCACCCGCGCCGCGCAGCTCGATCCGAAGCTGGACACCACCATGACCCGCAGCGGAACCGCCTACGACCTCGCCCTCACCCTCGATGGCAGGTTCAAGTCCGCCTTCCCGAACGGCAATCCGGCCGATGCCGCCAAGCCCGCCGATGACAAGAAGGACGGCGATAAGAAGGATGAGCCGAAGAAGGCCGATTCCCTCAAGGAAGCCACCGCCGAAGGCCACGTCTTCCTCATCGGTGACGTGGACGCCTTCTACGACCGCTTCGCCTATCAATCCCAGAACTTCGGCGGCATGCAGATGGTTTCCCCGATCAATGGCAACTCCCCGCTGCTGCTGAACCTCATCGACCAGGCCGCCGGTTCCTCGCACCTCATCGGCGCCCGCAGCCGCTCCGCCACCCGCCGTCCGTTCGATGTCATCCAGAAGATGGAGGACGACTTCAACAAGACCATCGGCACCAAGATCGAGGAATTCGAGAAGCAGAAGACGGAAGCCCAGCAGAAACTCTCCGCCCTGCAGACCCAGAAGAGCCGCGGCAGCGAGCTTTACCTCTCGCCCGAGCAGGAAGCGGAAATCAAGAAGCTGCGCCAGCAGCAGGTCGATGCCTCCGGCAAGGTCCGTGACCTGGAGAAGGACCTGAAGCGCCAGAAGGACAATCTCTTCGGCCGCATCTTCCGCTACAATGTCCTCGGCATGCCGCTGCTGGTCGCGCTGTTCGCGATCGGCCTCTTCATCACCCACCGCAGCCGCACCCGCGCCCGCTGAACCCACCCTCACTCCAGCCTCAATCTTTTAAGACCATGTCAAAACGCCTGGTTATCGTCCTGTGGGTCATCGCCGTCGCTCTCGGTGGCCTCGTCTATGTTGTGAAGTCCGGCCAGAGCACGCCGGCCAAAGGCAAAGCCGCACGCAAGTCCGGCCAGACTTTGTTCGAATCGTTCCCCGGCGCTGAAGTCGCCGCGATCACCATCAGCGGCGCGGACGGCACCACCCACCTCGCCAAGAAGGACGGCAAGTGGACCGTCACCGACCGCGACGCCTATCCGGCGAACACGCAGAATGTGAACGATCTCATCCGCACCATCGGTGACGTGAAGGTGGTCGGCGCGATCGAAGATGCCGCTTCCTACTCCGCCCGCTTCGGCATCGATCCCTCTGCCGCGAAAGCGGAGGACCGCGGCATCGAGCTGACGTTTGCCAACGCTTCCGGCAGCGAGCTTGCCAAGGTCTCGCTCGGCAAGAGCATCGGCGGCAGTGAAGCCGGGCCGATGGGTCCGATGGGCGGTGGCTCCACCGGCCGCTTCGTGCTGAACCAGGGCGACAAGTCCGCGATCTACAGGACCAGCGAGATGTTCAGCGCGGTGAGCACCGATCCGAAGACCTGGTTGTCCGAGGACTTCATCAAGATCGAGAAGCCGAAGAGCGTGTCCGTCACCGTGCCGGGCAAAGGCGACATCGCGTGGAAGGTCAGCCGCGACAACGAAGAAGCCAACTTCAACCTCGAAGGTGCGAAGCCGGAGGACAATTACGATGCGTCCACCGCCACCCCGCTGAAGACCTTGTTCTCGTTCGCGAAGTTCGATGACGTGGTGCCCACCGCGGATGTCGCGAAGCGCGCCCAGCCGGACCAGAAGCGCGTGGCCACCATCGAGACGTTCGAAGGTTCCACCTACACGCTCAACATCACCCCGGCCAAGGCCGCGGACGCGAAGCCCGGTGAAGAACCGCCCGCCGCCACCGATGGCAGCTACTTCGTCACCGTGGACGTGACCGCCACCCTGCCGACCGAGCGCAAGAAGGAAGAAGGCGAGAAGCCGGAGGACGCCAAGGTCAAGGACGAGGCTTTCACCACCCGTCTCAAGGATCTGAAGGCCAAACTCGCCGCCGATCAGGCACTGAAGGGACGCACCTTCGAGCTCCGCCAGTTCGCCCTCGACATGCTGCTCAAGGGCCGCGACGGCTTCAAGAAGCAGGCCGCACCCGCCGGTGGTCCGCAAGGCATGCAGGGAATGCAGGGTCTGCCTCCCGGCATGATGATGCCCCACGGTGCCACTCCCGGCCCCGGCACCAAGGCCGGACCGGTGGAAGCCGTCACCCCGCCGATCCAGGTCCCCGCCCAGAGCGAAGACGACAAGTGAAGCCCGGCACGGTTCTCTGAATCTCCGGACGGCGGACCGCAAGGTCCGCCGTCTTTGTTTTTCCGGCATCTGGTTGCCTGAACCGACCGGTTGGCCACCGATAGAAGCAGGCTTCCTTGTTCCGTAGCGGAAATTCCATGCTTCCGTTCATTGCCTGTCTGCTCCTCCCTGCCGCCGTCCTCGCGGCCGAGCCCGCGGTGACCGATCTCTTCCGCGGCAGCGGTCATGCACCGGATCACACGTATCGTATCCCCTCGCTGGCGGTCACACCGAAGGGCGCGCTGCTTGCCTTTGCGGAGCTCCGGAAGAACAACGGCGGCGACACAGGGGATATCGATATTGTTCTCAGACGCTCGGACGATGGCGGGAAGACTTGGAAGCCGATGCAGGTGATCGCCGATTTCGGGATGGACACCATCGGCAATGCCACTCCCATCGTGGATCAGCGGACCGGTCGCATCACCGTGCTGGCGCAGTGGAACCGCCTTCCGGAACGCAAACTCGCTCCCGGATTTGGCGAAGACTCGCGTCGCCTCTACCAACTGCACAGCGACGATGACGGCATGACGTGGTCCCGGCCGGAGAACATCACGGAGCAGGTGAAGCAGCCCTCCTGGAGCTGGCTCGCCACCGGCCCCGGCGCGGGCATTGTCCTCACCCGTGGCACGCACAAGGGGCGCTATGTGGCCGGCATCAATCATCGCGAAACCGCAGGCGACGCTCCCGGCTACTACGCGCACGCCATCTACTCCGACGACTCCGGAAAAACCTGGAAATCCTCCCGCACCTACGCCTCCCGTCACACCAACGAGTGCGAGATCGCGGAACTCACGGACGGCTCGCTGATGCTGAACATGCGCAACCACGGCTCCAACAGACGCGACCGGGCCATCGCGATTTCCAAGGATGGCGGCGAAACGTGGGAAGACACAAGATGGGATGCGAATCTTCCCGAACCCCAGTGCATGGGCTCGATCCGGCGGGCCACATGGCCGTCGGACTTCAAACCCGGTCTCATTCTCTTCTCGAATCCCGCATCCCGCAAAAGCCGGCAGGATCTCATCCTACGCGGTTCCCTTGACGAAGGCGTGACCTGGCCGCTGGCGAAACTCATCAAATCCGGAGATGCCGCCTACAGCCACCTCGCCACGCTGCCGGATGGAACCATCGCCATTGCCTACGAAACCGACCGCTATTCGCGCATCGCTCTCACCACGATCCAGCCAGCAGATTTACAGTCTGCCCCGGAAGTCGCGAACCCGGACGGCACCTTGAAAGAAAACGCGGCGCGTTAGATTAAATCACCGGACAGCACTGGCGCGCCGGAACAATCCGTGCCATCAGTGCCGCGCCCCGGCGGGAAACGACGTCGGATGCCGTTTCATTCCATGTCCGACCCATCGCTTCCGGAGGCATCCTCCGACACCCGGCCTTCCCCAACTTTCTGGCGGAGCGTCGGCCAATCGCTGAAAGGCGAACACCACGACTACACCTCCGAGCCGCTCGGCCGGGCGGTGCTGCTGCTGGCTGTACCGATGGTGTTGGAAATGGTGATGGAGTCGTTGTTCGCGATCTCGGACGTGTTCTGGGTTTCGCACCTCGGCAAGGACGCGGTGGCGGTGGTCGGCCTCACCGAATCGATCATGACGCTCATCTACGCGGTCGCGATCGGCATTTCGATTGCAGCGACCGCCATTGTCTCGCGCCGCATCGGTGAGAACGATCCGGAGAAGGCATCGCATTCCGCAGGCCAGATCGTGCTGGCGGGCCTCGGGATTTCCGCCGGCATCGGCGTGGTGCTCGGCTGGTATGCTCCG belongs to Luteolibacter ambystomatis and includes:
- a CDS encoding Gldg family protein produces the protein MSAKTTHPVLRTVLGIIALILILALGNVLVSSLGIGHRGADFTENKIHTLSDGTKAILKELDAPVVIRYYASRNTGYLPEELKLHMRHVDDLLKEYTTLAGGKLRVENLDPQPDTDAEDSANLDGMSGQRLNDENLFFGMAISCLDKTAKLPFLDPNDETMLEYQLSRAISEVSTVKKPVVGVMSALDLEGSPAMMPGQQASQGWIIYQQLKQSYDVKNLGMAPTAIDPKEIKALLLFHPANITPAAEFAVDQYLLQGGTVIACVDSFSVAAQMTSGGNPMMGGGTPTTSTLPTLFPAWGVTFESGQVVADGTYATMMNGNRKAVAVLTLPQTAMQKDNVITRNLDSVTLFLPGGFVKKGGGGVSINTLLKTSDQAALVDSTRAAQLDPKLDTTMTRSGTAYDLALTLDGRFKSAFPNGNPADAAKPADDKKDGDKKDEPKKADSLKEATAEGHVFLIGDVDAFYDRFAYQSQNFGGMQMVSPINGNSPLLLNLIDQAAGSSHLIGARSRSATRRPFDVIQKMEDDFNKTIGTKIEEFEKQKTEAQQKLSALQTQKSRGSELYLSPEQEAEIKKLRQQQVDASGKVRDLEKDLKRQKDNLFGRIFRYNVLGMPLLVALFAIGLFITHRSRTRAR
- a CDS encoding DUF4340 domain-containing protein codes for the protein MSKRLVIVLWVIAVALGGLVYVVKSGQSTPAKGKAARKSGQTLFESFPGAEVAAITISGADGTTHLAKKDGKWTVTDRDAYPANTQNVNDLIRTIGDVKVVGAIEDAASYSARFGIDPSAAKAEDRGIELTFANASGSELAKVSLGKSIGGSEAGPMGPMGGGSTGRFVLNQGDKSAIYRTSEMFSAVSTDPKTWLSEDFIKIEKPKSVSVTVPGKGDIAWKVSRDNEEANFNLEGAKPEDNYDASTATPLKTLFSFAKFDDVVPTADVAKRAQPDQKRVATIETFEGSTYTLNITPAKAADAKPGEEPPAATDGSYFVTVDVTATLPTERKKEEGEKPEDAKVKDEAFTTRLKDLKAKLAADQALKGRTFELRQFALDMLLKGRDGFKKQAAPAGGPQGMQGMQGLPPGMMMPHGATPGPGTKAGPVEAVTPPIQVPAQSEDDK
- a CDS encoding sialidase family protein gives rise to the protein MLPFIACLLLPAAVLAAEPAVTDLFRGSGHAPDHTYRIPSLAVTPKGALLAFAELRKNNGGDTGDIDIVLRRSDDGGKTWKPMQVIADFGMDTIGNATPIVDQRTGRITVLAQWNRLPERKLAPGFGEDSRRLYQLHSDDDGMTWSRPENITEQVKQPSWSWLATGPGAGIVLTRGTHKGRYVAGINHRETAGDAPGYYAHAIYSDDSGKTWKSSRTYASRHTNECEIAELTDGSLMLNMRNHGSNRRDRAIAISKDGGETWEDTRWDANLPEPQCMGSIRRATWPSDFKPGLILFSNPASRKSRQDLILRGSLDEGVTWPLAKLIKSGDAAYSHLATLPDGTIAIAYETDRYSRIALTTIQPADLQSAPEVANPDGTLKENAAR